In Microthrixaceae bacterium, a single window of DNA contains:
- the groL gene encoding chaperonin GroEL (60 kDa chaperone family; promotes refolding of misfolded polypeptides especially under stressful conditions; forms two stacked rings of heptamers to form a barrel-shaped 14mer; ends can be capped by GroES; misfolded proteins enter the barrel where they are refolded when GroES binds), translated as MAKILKFDDEARRALEAGVNKLADAVKVTIGPKGRNVVLDKKFGAPTITNDGVSIAREIELEDPFENMGAQLVKEVATKTNDVAGDGTTTATVLAQALVREGLRNVAAGASPLGLKRGIEAAVAAAVESIHSQATSVDDDQGNIAQVASISAADSAIGSVIAEAIAKVGKDGVVTVEESNTFGMELDFVEGMQFDKGYLSPYFVTDAERQEAVLNDPYILFVNGKITSVQDLVPVLEKVMQSGKPLLIVAEDVEGEALATLVVNKIRGTFNSVAVKAPGFGERRKAMLADMAILTGAQVISEEVGLKLDAADLSLLGRARKIVITKDETTIVEGAGSQDDVNGRVAQIKAEIDNTDSDWDREKLQERLAKLSGGVAVVKVGAATEVELKEKKHRIEDALSATRAAIEEGVVAGGGTALLRARAGLADVIAGLEGDEATGAKAVHRALEAPTRQIAENAGLEGAVVVQRVEAEAGSVGLNAATGAFEDLLKAGVIDPAKVTRAALQNAASIAGLLLTTECLVADKPEEAAPAMPDMGGMGGMM; from the coding sequence ATGGCAAAGATTCTGAAATTCGACGACGAGGCGCGCCGCGCCCTCGAGGCGGGCGTGAACAAGCTCGCCGACGCGGTCAAGGTCACCATCGGCCCCAAGGGTCGCAACGTCGTGCTCGACAAGAAGTTCGGTGCGCCGACGATCACCAACGACGGCGTGTCCATCGCCCGTGAGATCGAACTCGAAGATCCCTTCGAGAACATGGGTGCCCAGCTCGTCAAGGAAGTTGCGACCAAGACCAACGACGTCGCCGGCGACGGAACCACCACCGCCACCGTGCTCGCCCAGGCCCTCGTTCGTGAAGGCCTCCGCAACGTCGCCGCCGGCGCCAGCCCGCTCGGGCTCAAGCGCGGCATCGAGGCCGCCGTCGCCGCAGCGGTCGAGTCGATCCACTCCCAGGCCACCTCGGTGGACGACGATCAGGGCAACATCGCCCAGGTCGCCTCGATCTCGGCCGCCGATTCGGCGATCGGAAGCGTCATCGCCGAGGCGATCGCCAAGGTCGGCAAGGACGGCGTGGTCACCGTGGAAGAGTCGAACACCTTCGGCATGGAACTCGACTTCGTCGAGGGCATGCAGTTCGACAAGGGCTACCTGTCGCCGTACTTCGTCACCGACGCCGAGCGTCAAGAAGCGGTGCTGAATGACCCCTACATCCTGTTCGTCAACGGCAAGATCACGTCGGTGCAGGACCTCGTTCCGGTGCTCGAGAAGGTCATGCAGTCGGGTAAGCCGCTGTTGATCGTCGCGGAGGACGTCGAGGGCGAGGCGCTCGCCACCCTCGTGGTCAACAAGATCCGTGGCACCTTCAACTCGGTCGCCGTCAAGGCCCCCGGCTTCGGCGAACGCCGCAAGGCGATGCTCGCCGACATGGCGATCCTCACCGGTGCCCAGGTCATCAGCGAAGAGGTCGGCCTCAAGCTCGATGCCGCCGATCTGTCGCTGCTCGGGCGTGCCCGCAAGATCGTGATCACCAAGGACGAGACCACCATCGTCGAGGGCGCTGGTTCCCAGGACGACGTGAACGGTCGCGTGGCCCAGATCAAGGCCGAGATCGACAACACCGACTCCGACTGGGACCGCGAGAAGCTCCAGGAGCGCCTCGCCAAGCTCAGCGGCGGCGTTGCGGTCGTCAAGGTCGGCGCTGCGACCGAGGTCGAGCTCAAGGAAAAGAAGCACCGCATCGAAGATGCGCTCTCGGCCACCCGCGCCGCGATCGAGGAAGGCGTCGTCGCCGGTGGCGGTACTGCGCTGCTTCGTGCCCGCGCCGGCCTCGCGGATGTGATCGCCGGTCTCGAGGGCGACGAGGCGACCGGAGCCAAGGCCGTGCATCGCGCGCTCGAGGCGCCGACCCGCCAGATCGCCGAGAACGCCGGTCTCGAAGGTGCAGTCGTCGTGCAGCGCGTCGAGGCCGAAGCTGGTTCGGTTGGGCTCAACGCCGCCACCGGCGCATTCGAGGACCTGCTCAAGGCCGGCGTCATCGATCCGGCCAAGGTGACCCGTGCGGCGTTGCAGAACGCGGCCTCGATCGCCGGCCTGTTGCTGACCACCGAGTGCCTCGTCGCCGACAAGCCCGAAGAGGCTGCGCCGGCGATGCCCGACATGGGTGGCATGGGCGGCATGATGTAA
- a CDS encoding CoA pyrophosphatase, translated as MPSLNGMTEVVFTKRPQTMKQHSGEISFPGGKVERGESCRDAALREAHEEVDLMPQSVQLAGRLDALSTVATAFTIYPVVGRVKESVTLTPHPAEVASILRVGVDELLQEGVYHQEVWQVAGHEWPMHFYLLEGETVWGATAAILTNFLGLLTGTRPPAGRPPITDRWMID; from the coding sequence ATGCCATCGTTGAACGGCATGACAGAAGTCGTGTTCACTAAACGACCTCAAACGATGAAGCAACACTCAGGTGAGATCTCGTTCCCCGGGGGGAAAGTTGAGCGTGGTGAGTCGTGTCGTGATGCCGCACTCCGCGAGGCACACGAAGAGGTGGATCTGATGCCTCAATCTGTCCAGCTTGCCGGACGGCTCGATGCGCTCTCCACGGTCGCAACCGCATTCACGATCTATCCCGTCGTCGGGCGCGTCAAGGAATCGGTCACACTGACACCGCATCCTGCGGAAGTAGCGTCAATACTTCGAGTCGGTGTCGATGAACTCCTTCAAGAGGGTGTGTATCACCAAGAGGTTTGGCAGGTGGCGGGCCACGAATGGCCAATGCATTTCTATCTCCTCGAAGGTGAGACGGTGTGGGGTGCCACAGCCGCCATCCTCACCAATTTCCTTGGATTGCTCACCGGTACCAGGCCACCCGCGGGGAGGCCGCCTATTACCGATCGATGGATGATCGACTGA